In a single window of the Diospyros lotus cultivar Yz01 chromosome 10, ASM1463336v1, whole genome shotgun sequence genome:
- the LOC127811637 gene encoding pentatricopeptide repeat-containing protein At2g22410, mitochondrial-like, which translates to MSSVAVCLSLLLVLVQYGKEMNGKSLEILVQRCRKSLASLKQIHGQAIALGLLNQHQTLACRLLDAYSKLGHPLLAHSVFFTHIRNPDVVSFTCLISLYLQLQLPANAFSVFSHLVLSGVKPDGFSMVAALSACGRMADLGCGKIVHSMVLRFGFWGSEPILGNALIDMYSRNGRILSARMVFEGMEVKDVASWTSLLNGYVMCDDLDSAFQVFDRMPQRSSISWTAMIAGYVRGKTPIRALQLFQQMIRAQGGGEEECPNAITIVAVLSGCADIGALDLGRSIHSYAYKTNLIWNVALNNALVDLYSKSGTLKLAVKIFDEITEKDVFSWTAMISGLALHGEGRHALELFTNMLESGHIPNEVTFVSVLSACSHAGLVVEGQSLFNKLIQCYDLEAKMEHYGCMVDLLGRAGLLDEAAKFIKGMPFKPDAVIWRSLLSACLGQGNVKLAEMAGKKILELEPDDDGVYMLLWNVYWSENRLEDAMKARKMMRDQKIKKRPGCSWIEVNGVVQKFLADSTVLQVDAEMCTLLEIINNQSKTEGDHFSFE; encoded by the coding sequence ATGTCCTCCGTTGCGGTATGTTTGTCACTGTTACTAGTACTGGTACAGTATGGCAAAGAAATGAATGGGAAAAGCTTGGAAATTCTGGTACAGAGATGCCGGAAAAGCCTTGCGAGCTTGAAGCAAATACATGGCCAGGCCATTGCGCTGGGTCTCTTAAACCAGCACCAGACCCTGGCCTGCAGATTACTCGACGCCTACTCCAAACTGGGCCATCCGCTCCTAGCTCACTCCGTCTTCTTCACCCACATTCGCAACCCTGACGTCGTCTCCTTCACCTGTCTCATCTCCCTCTACCTCCAACTCCAACTCCCCGCCAATGCCTTCTCCGTCTTCTCCCACTTGGTCCTTTCCGGGGTCAAGCCCGACGGCTTCTCCATGGTCGCCGCCCTCTCGGCTTGCGGCCGGATGGCGGACCTCGGCTGCGGCAAGATTGTTCACTCTATGGTCCTCAGGTTTGGGTTCTGGGGGTCTGAACCCATTCTCGGGAATGCTTTGATCGACATGTACAGCCGGAACGGCAGGATTTTGTCGGCTCGGATGGTGTTCGAGGGCATGGAAGTTAAAGATGTTGCTTCCTGGACCAGCCTGCTCAATGGGTACGTAATGTGCGACGACCTTGATTCTGCTTTCCAGGTGTTTGATAGAATGCCCCAAAGAAGTTCTATCTCCTGGACTGCTATGATAGCTGGCTACGTCCGGGGGAAGACCCCAATTCGGGCACTCCAACTGTTTCAGCAAATGATCAGAGCACAAGgcggaggagaagaagaatgccCTAATGCCATCACAATTGTGGCTGTGCTCTCTGGCTGTGCTGATATTGGAGCTCTGGATCTTGGCCGATCAATACACAGTTATGCGTACAAAACCAATCTGATTTGGAACGTTGCCTTGAACAATGCACTTGTTGATTTGTATTCAAAGAGCGGAACCCTTAAGTTGGCTGTTAAAATCTTTGATGAGATTACGGAAAAGGATGTCTTTTCATGGACAGCCATGATTTCTGGGCTTGCCCTTCACGGTGAAGGAAGACATGCTCTTGAACTTTTCACTAACATGTTGGAATCGGGGCACATCCCAAACGAGGTTACTTTTGTGTCGGTGTTATCTGCTTGCAGCCATGCCGGTTTGGTAGTTGAGGGGCAGAGCTTGTTCAACAAATTGATTCAATGCTATGATTTGGAAGCCAAGATGGAGCACTATGGATGTATGGTTGATCTTCTTGGACGGGCAGGCCTCTTAGATGAAGCGGCGAAGTTTATTAAAGGGATGCCCTTCAAGCCAGATGCTGTGATCTGGAGATCACTTCTAAGTGCTTGCTTAGGACAAGGGAATGTAAAGTTGGCTGAAATGGCAGGAAAGAAGATACTGGAATTGGAACCTGATGATGATGGAGTTTACATGCTTCTATGGAACGTGTATTGGTCTGAGAATAGGTTGGAAGATGCAATGAAGGCAAGGAAAATGATGAGAGatcaaaagattaagaaaagGCCTGGGTGTAGTTGGATAGAGGTGAATGGTGTTGTTCAAAAGTTCCTGGCTGACAGCACAGTGCTCCAGGTTGATGCAGAAATGTGCACTCTTCTGGAGATAATCAATAATCAGTCAAAAACGGAAGGTGATCACTTTAGCTTTGAATAA
- the LOC127811636 gene encoding glyceraldehyde-3-phosphate dehydrogenase GAPCP2, chloroplastic-like, with translation MAFSSLLRSAATPAALDVSRAEISPSASKVSSLNSVKFQSSIFGTVVPAKSYSLQKCNATSVQPIKATATQMPPTVQKSRSSGKTKIGINGFGRIGRLVLRIATSRDDIDVVAVNDPFIDAKYMAYMFKYDSTHGGFKGTINVSDESTLEINGKQIKITKKRDPAEIPWGDYGAEYVVESSGVFTTVEKASLHKKGGAKKVVISAPSADAPMFVVGVNETTYKPSMDIVSNASCTTNCLAPLAKVVHEEFGIVEGLMTTVHATTATQKTVDGPSMKDWRGGRGAGQNIIPSSTGAAKAVGKVLPELNGKLTGMAFRVPTPNVSVVDLTCRLGKSASYEDVKATIKFASEGPLIGILGYTDEDVVSNDFVGDSRSSIFDAKAGMGLSDSFMKLVAWYDNEWGYSNRVLDLVEHMALVAANN, from the exons ATGGcgttctcttctcttctcagATCCGCTGCGACTCCAGCTGCTCTGGACGTCTCCCGCGCTGAGATCTCGCCGTCGGCCTCCAAG GTGTCTTCTCTGAATTCTGTAAAGTTTCAGTCAAGCATCTTTGGTACTGTTGTTCCAGCCAAGTCATATTCATTACA AAAATGTAATGCCACGAGCGTACAACCTATCAAAGCCACTGCTACTCAAATGCCTCCTACTGTTCAAA AGTCACGAAGCAGTGGGAAGACTAAGATTGGAATCAATG GCTTTGGTCGGATCGGAAGATTGGTTTTGCGGATAGCAACATCCAGGGATGACATTGATGTTGTAGCTGTTAATGATCCTTTTATTGATGCCAAGtacatg GCTTACATGTTTAAGTATGATTCTACACATGGAGGCTTCAAGGGAACCATCAATGTCTCGGATGAGTCCACTCTTGAGATCAATGGGAAGCAgattaaaattacaaagaaaag AGACCCTGCTGAGATTCCTTGGGGTGATTATGGGGCTGAGTACGTGGTTGAATCTTCTGGGGTTTTCACAACAGTTGAAAAGGCTTCATTGCATAAGAAG GGTGGTGCCAAGAAAGTCGTAATATCTGCTCCATCAGCAGATGCACCAATGTTTGTGGTTGGAGTGAATGAGACTACATACAAACCTAGCATGGATATTGTTTCAAATGCAAGCTGCACTACCAATTGTCTGGCTCCCCTTGCCAAG GTGGTTCATGAAGAATTTGGCATTGTAGAGGGTTTGATGACAACAGTGCACGCAACAACAG ctacacaaaaaactgtggATGGCCCTTCAATGAAGGATTGGCGTGGTGGCCGTGGAGCTGGGCAAAATATCATCCCTAGTTCAACTGGTGCTGCAAAG GCTGTTGGAAAAGTTCTTCCAGAGCTTAATGGGAAACTCACTGGAATGGCCTTCCGTGTCCCAACTCCTAATGTTTCTGTTGTGGACTTAACCTGTCGACTTGGGAAGAGTGCGTCTTATGAAGATGTAAAAGCAACCATAAA GTTTGCTTCAGAGGGACCACTGATAGGCATTCTTGGATACACAGATGAGGATGTCGTCTCAAATGATTTTGTTGGTGACTCAAG GTCAAGTATATTTGATGCTAAGGCTGGGATGGGTCTGAGTGATTCATTTATGAAGTTGGTTGCGTGGTACGACAATGAATGGGGCTACAG CAACCGGGTGCTGGACCTGGTAGAGCACATGGCACTGGTGGCTGCCAACAACTAA